Proteins from one Capricornis sumatraensis isolate serow.1 chromosome 2, serow.2, whole genome shotgun sequence genomic window:
- the SPATA46 gene encoding spermatogenesis-associated protein 46: MENFSLLSISGTRISSSALSALPDIMSSRATSLPDIAKPVLPTEVSSPGQALPPQCPSGVLRHGVHNTVISPDCILRDSPDGEQLRWNRTIYRPWFSPYSYFLCKDTESHLETYSFPEVQRDEGQGDSCLPEDTADSVCSSSPSPENTCPQEATKKSRPGPDPTDSITFQDILTGSKWHSAQDILTASKWHPAQQNGYKCASCCRLYPTLHSLKSHIKRGSKEGFSCKVYYHKLRSLWCKEQKARPGDRLSLGSGQAFR; encoded by the exons ATGGAGAACTTCTCACTCCTCAGCATTTCTGGAACTCgaatctcttcctctgccctgaGCGCTCTTCCTGATATTATGTCCTCACGTGCCACCAGCTTACCAG ACATCGCAAAGCCTGTGTTACCGACTGAGGTgtccagcccaggccaggccctgcCGCCCCAGTGCCCAAGCGGCGTTCTCCGGCACGGGGTGCACAACACCGTGATCTCGCCAG ATTGCATCTTGAGGGATTCCCCAGATGGAGAGCAGCTGAGGTGGAACCGCACCATCTACCGGCCCTGGTTCTCCCCTTACAGCTACTTCCTATGCAAGGACACAGAGAGCCACCTTGAGACCTACAGCTTCCCAGAGGTGCAGCGGGATGAGGGTCAGGGGGACAGCTGCCTCCCAGAGGACACAGCCGACAGCGTCTGctcatcctctccctccccagagaACACCTGCCCCCAAGAGGCCACCAAGAAATCCAGGCCCGGCCCGGACCCCACAGACTCCATCACATTCCAGGACATCCTGACAGGCTCCAAGTGGCACTCGGCCCAGGACATCCTGACGGCCTCCAAGTGGCACCCGGCCCAGCAGAATGGCTACAAATGTGCATCCTGCTGCCGCCTGTACCCGACGCTGCACTCCCTCAAGAGCCATATCAAGAGGGGCTCCAAGGAGGGCTTCAGCTGCAAGGTGTACTACCACAAGCTCAGATCCCTCTGGTGCAAGGAGCAGAAGGCCCGGCCGGGAGACAGGCTCTCCTTGGGCAGCGGCCAGGCCTTCAGGTAG
- the C2H1orf226 gene encoding uncharacterized protein C1orf226 homolog, whose amino-acid sequence MFENLNTALTPKLQSSRSFPHLSRPTAPSSAAQGSAEPGGPGLWVGSSQHLKSLGKVVGAKVNDFLRRKEPSSLGSVGTTEVNKTAGAQLAGGADGDDGRSALQEAFPRLDPPPPATRKRTPRALKTTQDMLISSQPVLSSLEYGTELASEQPQVSSSAQPSPADASQPEATTEVVDRGDALPNGEVSVSVPDLIHKDSQDDPKLKVTECRRASSPGLMERNGLKLSLSPISLAESPEDGSPPLRARTSSVDNEGPHPDLLSFE is encoded by the exons ATGTTTGAGAACCTGAACACAGCCCTCACTCCCAAGCTCCAGTCAAGCCGCTCCTTCCCCCACTTGTCCAGGCCAACagcccccagctctgctgctcagGGGTCTGCGGAGCCCGGGGGGCCCGGACTCTGGGTGGGCAGCAGTCAGCACCTCAAGAGCCTGGGCAAAGTGGTGGGGGCCAAAGTGAATGACTTCCTGCGGAGAAAGGAGCCCTCGAGCCTGGGCAGCGTGGGGACAACAGAGGTCAACAAGACTGCAGGGGCCCAACTGGCCGGCGGGGCTGATGGGGATGACGGAAG GTCAGCCCTGCAAGAAGCATTCCCTCGGCTGGATCCTCCACCTCCAGCCACCAGGAAGCGAACCCCTCGGGCCCTGAAGACCACCCAGGACATGCTGATTTCGTCACAGCCTGTCCTAAGCAGTCTGGAGTATGGGACAGAGCTGGCATCTGAGCAGCCCCAGGTCTCGTCTTCCGCCCAACCCAGCCCAGCCGATGCTTCCCAGCCAGAGGCCACCACGGAGGTGGTGGACAGGGGTGACGCTCTGCCCAATGGAGAGGTTTCTGTGTCGGTACCTGACCTCATCCACAAAGACAGCCAGGACGACCCCAAGCTCAAGGTGACTGAGTGCCGAAGGGCCTCCTCCCCTGGCCTCATGGAGAGAAATGGCCTCAAACTCAGCCTGAGCCCCATCAGCCTGGCCGAGTCTCCagaggatggcagcccacctctGCGGGCGCGGACCTCCAGCGTTGACAATGAGGGCCCTCACCCAGACCTGCTGTCCTTTGAGTAG